The following coding sequences are from one Paenibacillus tundrae window:
- a CDS encoding RNA polymerase alpha subunit C-terminal domain-containing protein has product MAKTNKTLRTCEQGHQYYKSSDCPTCPVCEKKRKPLTGFLSLLSAPARRALEHEGITTVQELANHREKDILKLHGIGPSSMPSLRKSLEEEGLRFKD; this is encoded by the coding sequence ATGGCAAAAACCAATAAAACATTACGAACGTGTGAACAAGGTCACCAATATTATAAAAGCAGCGACTGTCCTACATGTCCAGTATGCGAGAAGAAACGCAAACCCCTAACTGGATTTTTAAGTCTTCTTAGTGCACCGGCTCGACGGGCATTGGAGCATGAAGGGATAACGACAGTACAGGAGCTTGCAAACCATCGTGAGAAGGATATCTTGAAGCTGCATGGTATCGGCCCTTCCTCAATGCCGAGTCTTCGCAAGTCCTTGGAGGAAGAGGGGCTGCGTTTCAAGGATTAA
- a CDS encoding Imm7 family immunity protein — MYEFHGWVVLRYHTHDTNERLQDEAVERFIQYIKEVDSMNLSMVKRYNLQDSWIISGLHNHSKAYVIDAFHWIAIHLPGSYGLLYIHDDENQDENDCFTVRRLVRGQVTLEKDPFLSPYIPTVEDKFDPTRGD, encoded by the coding sequence ATGTATGAATTCCATGGATGGGTCGTCTTGAGATATCACACACATGATACGAATGAACGTTTGCAGGATGAGGCTGTAGAGCGTTTCATACAGTATATTAAAGAAGTGGATTCAATGAATTTATCTATGGTAAAAAGATATAATCTTCAGGACTCCTGGATCATTTCAGGTCTGCATAATCATTCCAAAGCATACGTAATTGATGCATTTCATTGGATTGCTATTCATTTACCAGGATCATATGGGTTATTGTACATACATGATGATGAGAATCAGGACGAGAATGACTGCTTCACTGTGAGGCGGCTTGTCAGAGGACAGGTTACCCTTGAAAAGGATCCATTTCTATCTCCCTACATCCCGACTGTTGAGGATAAGTTCGATCCTACCCGCGGTGATTAA
- a CDS encoding isoprenyl transferase: MITKKKLGQEIQNDHFPNHIAIMMDGNGRWAKQRGLPRTAGHYAGMKTMRKIIRICCKMNLKYLTLYAFSSENWKRPKDEVDYILSLPEQFFDEATLQEFDENNIRVQFLGDIRKFSTGLTDMMQSTVERTKNNDGMILNFAMNYGGRADIMHAMEQIVASGIHPDEITEELFESYLYTEGQPSPELIIRTSGEIRLSNFLLWQSATSELWFTPTYWPDFNQKLLNSAIQEYIERKTRE, encoded by the coding sequence ATGATAACGAAGAAGAAGCTAGGTCAAGAAATTCAAAATGATCATTTTCCTAATCATATTGCCATCATGATGGATGGCAATGGTCGATGGGCTAAACAGCGTGGATTACCACGAACAGCCGGGCATTACGCTGGTATGAAAACGATGCGGAAGATTATTCGGATCTGTTGCAAGATGAATTTGAAATATCTCACGTTGTATGCATTTTCATCTGAGAACTGGAAGCGTCCTAAGGATGAAGTGGATTATATTCTGAGTTTACCAGAGCAATTTTTTGATGAAGCAACATTACAGGAATTTGATGAGAATAACATTCGAGTCCAATTTTTGGGAGACATTCGTAAATTCTCGACGGGGTTAACGGATATGATGCAATCAACTGTGGAACGAACCAAGAACAATGATGGAATGATTCTGAATTTTGCGATGAATTATGGAGGTAGGGCTGATATTATGCATGCCATGGAACAAATTGTGGCATCCGGCATTCATCCAGATGAGATAACGGAAGAGTTGTTCGAATCGTATTTATATACCGAAGGTCAACCTTCACCTGAACTCATTATTCGTACGAGTGGGGAGATCCGTCTAAGTAACTTTCTACTATGGCAGTCAGCCACTTCGGAGCTATGGTTTACGCCAACCTATTGGCCCGATTTTAATCAAAAGTTATTGAACAGTGCGATTCAGGAGTACATCGAACGAAAAACAAGAGAATGA
- a CDS encoding phosphotransferase family protein — MNEIPYKLNFEKLCSELELGDLIGTPTAISGGLLHRTYALVTSLDKYAVKALNPQIMLRPEAVTNYRQSERIANKLADTIAAQPAMIFNGNAVHHIEDQYYLVFQWIDGQTFQSMDITPLHCEQIGTILGQIHRTDCSSILDTSLQPAKQLEIDWNGYVKRGLHENIEWAPLLENHAHKLYEWTAKANTASTILSVDQVISHRDLEPKNVMCRHNKPIIIDWESAGRINPLHDLVETAIYWSVLDTGIVSQVKFMAFVRAYRKQAGEPKADWGMVLNHGYEGKLAWLEYSLKRSLKIECTDQAEQQLGTSQVSGTLESLQRYENMSGEIEGWLNA, encoded by the coding sequence ATGAATGAGATTCCATATAAGCTAAACTTTGAGAAATTGTGCAGTGAGCTGGAGCTTGGTGATCTAATAGGAACACCTACAGCCATCTCAGGAGGCTTGTTACATAGAACGTATGCCTTAGTAACTAGCCTAGATAAATATGCAGTGAAGGCACTAAATCCTCAAATTATGCTCAGACCTGAAGCGGTTACGAATTATAGACAGTCGGAGCGAATTGCGAATAAGCTAGCTGACACTATTGCTGCACAACCTGCCATGATCTTCAATGGTAATGCTGTGCACCATATTGAGGATCAATACTATCTCGTATTTCAATGGATTGATGGACAGACTTTTCAGTCTATGGATATTACTCCACTTCATTGCGAACAGATAGGTACGATCCTCGGACAGATTCATAGAACGGATTGTTCTTCGATTCTTGATACAAGTCTTCAGCCGGCCAAACAATTAGAGATCGACTGGAACGGTTATGTGAAACGAGGTCTACACGAAAATATAGAATGGGCTCCGCTATTGGAAAACCATGCGCACAAGCTCTATGAGTGGACGGCAAAGGCTAACACTGCTTCAACAATACTCAGCGTAGATCAGGTAATCAGTCACCGGGATCTAGAGCCCAAAAATGTCATGTGTCGTCATAATAAACCTATTATTATTGATTGGGAATCTGCGGGACGGATTAATCCGCTGCATGATCTCGTTGAAACTGCAATCTATTGGTCTGTGCTTGATACGGGCATTGTCAGTCAAGTTAAATTCATGGCATTTGTCCGTGCATATCGGAAGCAAGCAGGTGAACCAAAGGCCGATTGGGGCATGGTGTTGAATCATGGTTATGAAGGCAAGTTAGCATGGTTGGAATATAGCTTGAAGCGATCCTTAAAGATTGAATGCACAGATCAAGCAGAACAACAGCTGGGAACATCTCAAGTCAGTGGAACGTTAGAAAGTTTGCAAAGGTATGAAAATATGAGTGGTGAGATTGAAGGCTGGCTTAATGCTTGA
- a CDS encoding GNAT family N-acetyltransferase, which yields MKTIASYFDPFPILETERTRLRPITYSDLEDMYGYCSHPDVSRYTTWDKHKSKEDTKAFIDFVLSRYEADQLGSWGIEYKPTGKLIGSCNYLNCDSHTMKAEIGYVLSHEYWNKGIMTEVVNRIIEFGFTEVGLVRIQAMCMINNTGSAKVMEKTGMKFEGVLRNYAKVKQELHDLNMYAITIEDYRSLRSV from the coding sequence ATGAAAACGATTGCGAGCTACTTTGATCCATTTCCTATTCTAGAAACGGAACGCACACGTTTACGACCCATTACGTATTCAGATCTGGAGGATATGTACGGCTACTGTTCGCATCCGGATGTCTCGCGCTATACCACTTGGGATAAACATAAGAGCAAGGAGGATACAAAGGCCTTTATTGATTTTGTCTTAAGTCGGTATGAAGCTGATCAGTTGGGATCTTGGGGAATTGAGTATAAGCCAACGGGAAAGCTGATTGGTAGCTGTAATTATCTGAATTGTGATAGCCATACGATGAAAGCTGAAATTGGGTATGTTCTCTCACATGAATACTGGAATAAAGGTATTATGACCGAGGTTGTGAACCGAATCATTGAATTTGGATTCACAGAAGTTGGACTTGTTCGAATTCAGGCAATGTGTATGATCAACAATACAGGTTCCGCGAAGGTTATGGAGAAAACGGGTATGAAGTTCGAAGGAGTTCTGCGTAATTATGCCAAGGTGAAGCAAGAGCTCCATGACTTGAACATGTACGCTATTACCATCGAAGATTACAGATCGCTGAGGAGTGTATGA
- a CDS encoding DUF2569 domain-containing protein, producing the protein MQPQTEEQKVDYRPLGISGLGGWLVLVQIGLYLTMIMVLVQLFQYSLTALNPGTWEILTSDQSSFYHPWWGAIIIFEVTYNVLFFIFSIVTLVMFYRKKSVFPRLMIIFYSISLAVSIIDYLLLLQIPIARELEDGSGLTGIVRLVITCAIWIPYFIKSERVRNTFIR; encoded by the coding sequence ATGCAACCACAGACGGAAGAGCAAAAAGTAGATTATCGCCCACTAGGTATATCTGGGCTTGGTGGGTGGCTAGTTCTTGTACAGATTGGACTTTATCTTACAATGATTATGGTTCTGGTCCAATTATTTCAGTACTCCTTAACAGCTTTGAATCCAGGAACATGGGAGATCTTAACGTCAGATCAATCAAGTTTTTACCACCCTTGGTGGGGAGCAATCATTATTTTTGAAGTGACCTATAATGTGTTGTTCTTCATATTTAGCATAGTTACGCTTGTAATGTTTTATCGAAAGAAGTCTGTATTCCCTCGTCTGATGATCATATTTTATAGTATTAGTTTAGCTGTGAGCATCATTGATTATCTGTTGTTGCTTCAGATACCTATTGCGAGAGAGCTTGAAGATGGAAGTGGTTTGACCGGAATTGTAAGGCTGGTTATCACCTGCGCAATATGGATTCCTTATTTTATTAAGTCAGAACGAGTTCGGAACACGTTTATCCGGTAA
- a CDS encoding radical SAM protein — protein sequence MAAKNRYKSLELETPGVYELEGLEVGVTSNCNYKCDYCCAYNRDDGKCISAQEVIRIISELPRLKRVRLSGGEVTLKYQDCLDIVTYCAAHGIDTQLNTNATLLTEERIHALRDAGLSNIHISFNYTEPNAYAAYYRVHPRMYERLEQNIRLCTEAGLETVLETLLFEGTQANMRAISEKVYDMGVRIHEIQNSIVMPHSNWSQITSKESLVHSVRELITHKKPDTTLYFTCMDRFANQLGFREEPGVYFSNCVDGTKQLHLHGNGDILICELCHPVVIGNIYQGTSLKDIYANQPRALSDFLEKLPCPAYDALFPNEQNA from the coding sequence TTGGCAGCTAAAAATAGGTATAAATCGCTCGAACTTGAAACGCCCGGCGTATATGAGCTAGAAGGATTGGAAGTAGGTGTGACATCCAATTGTAATTACAAATGCGACTATTGCTGTGCGTATAACCGAGATGATGGAAAATGTATTAGTGCTCAGGAGGTTATCCGGATTATCAGTGAGCTCCCACGGCTTAAACGAGTACGTTTGTCTGGGGGAGAGGTGACCCTGAAATATCAGGACTGTCTGGATATTGTGACGTACTGTGCAGCCCATGGCATTGACACACAGTTGAATACAAATGCAACCCTGCTGACAGAAGAACGAATACATGCTTTGCGTGATGCAGGATTATCCAATATTCATATTTCATTTAACTATACGGAACCTAACGCGTATGCAGCGTATTACCGAGTACATCCACGCATGTATGAACGTCTGGAGCAGAACATTCGTCTGTGTACCGAAGCAGGATTAGAGACAGTGCTGGAGACTCTGCTATTTGAAGGTACGCAAGCGAATATGCGAGCCATTAGTGAGAAGGTCTACGACATGGGGGTTCGCATTCACGAGATTCAGAACAGCATTGTGATGCCACATAGCAATTGGAGTCAGATTACATCGAAGGAATCTCTTGTTCATTCCGTTAGGGAGCTCATTACACATAAGAAGCCGGATACGACCCTGTATTTCACGTGCATGGATCGTTTCGCCAATCAATTAGGTTTCCGAGAGGAACCTGGCGTTTATTTCTCGAATTGTGTGGACGGAACCAAGCAGCTGCATTTACATGGAAACGGGGATATCCTCATCTGTGAATTATGCCATCCGGTGGTCATTGGTAATATTTATCAAGGTACATCCTTGAAAGATATCTATGCGAATCAACCCCGTGCGTTATCTGATTTTCTAGAAAAGTTGCCTTGTCCGGCATACGATGCACTTTTCCCCAACGAACAAAACGCATAA
- a CDS encoding phosphodiester glycosidase family protein, giving the protein MLKIYEKPTKQDSYRRENDPTNSNEHNLPNRLRKWLILTLVLSITIGSILYSLADRYLIRHVEVVVADDTTNTESLASNDATQTSSEVNATSDDWSYTSDDMQINIEKVQTGTGSDQITYYVADVTVADASSLRTALADNSFGTNIIENTSDIAAANNAIFAINGDYYGFRDDGVIIRNGTVYRDSPTRDALALFNDGTIKTYNETEVSSSELLAEGVTNTLSFGPILIQNGEIVSDFSSVKIDTNFGNRSIQDANPRTAIGMIAPNHYVFVVVDGRQDESRGMTLAELAAVMKDLGATEAYNLDGGGSSTMYFMGRVVNNPLGRDQERGVSDILYLKEGEAS; this is encoded by the coding sequence ATGTTGAAGATCTATGAGAAACCAACCAAGCAAGATTCATATAGAAGAGAAAATGACCCAACAAATTCGAACGAACACAATCTCCCGAACCGACTGCGTAAATGGCTAATCCTTACGCTGGTTCTTAGCATAACGATTGGTTCCATACTCTATAGCTTAGCTGACCGTTATTTGATCAGACATGTCGAAGTGGTCGTTGCCGACGACACAACTAACACTGAATCTCTTGCATCCAATGATGCCACACAGACAAGCAGTGAAGTGAATGCAACATCGGATGACTGGAGCTATACCAGTGATGATATGCAGATTAACATTGAGAAAGTTCAGACCGGGACGGGTTCGGATCAGATTACTTATTATGTAGCGGATGTAACGGTAGCTGACGCAAGCAGTCTGCGCACGGCACTGGCGGATAACAGCTTTGGTACGAATATTATTGAGAACACATCTGATATTGCTGCTGCGAACAACGCGATCTTTGCCATCAATGGTGATTATTACGGCTTCCGGGATGATGGCGTTATTATCCGTAACGGTACAGTATACCGGGATAGTCCAACGCGGGATGCGCTCGCATTGTTCAATGACGGTACGATCAAGACATATAACGAGACCGAAGTTTCTTCCTCAGAGTTACTTGCTGAAGGAGTGACCAATACGTTATCTTTTGGTCCCATTTTAATTCAGAATGGTGAGATTGTGAGTGATTTTAGTAGTGTAAAAATTGATACTAACTTCGGTAACCGCTCTATACAGGATGCGAATCCTCGTACAGCCATTGGTATGATTGCTCCGAATCACTATGTGTTCGTTGTGGTGGATGGACGCCAGGATGAGAGTCGCGGCATGACGCTGGCTGAACTTGCTGCTGTGATGAAAGACTTAGGAGCAACGGAAGCGTACAATTTGGATGGTGGCGGCTCGTCGACAATGTATTTTATGGGGCGAGTGGTCAATAATCCGCTGGGGAGAGATCAGGAACGCGGCGTCAGTGACATCCTGTATCTTAAGGAGGGTGAAGCGTCATGA
- a CDS encoding cation diffusion facilitator family transporter: protein MSGHHHNHDHGHHHAHTNNKKVLLISFIIITLYMFVEAVGGFITNSLALISDAGHMLSDSIALGIALLAFTFGEKAVNTGKTYGYRRFEILAATLNGITLIGISLYIFYEAIGRFINPPEVATVGMLIISTIGLLINILVAWIMMRGSDTEKNLNMRGAYLHVISDMLGSVGAIAAALLMMFFGWGWADPLASVIVAVLVLRSGFFVTKSSLHILMEGTPKNVDLNDLVQTIQNVDGVQGVHDVHVWSITSNLNALTAHIVVDGKMDVYASEMLVQKIEHLLEHKEIKHVTLQVESEKHMHDRSVLCTVKGDAPDAHAHHHH from the coding sequence ATGTCTGGACATCATCACAACCACGACCATGGTCATCATCACGCACACACCAACAACAAGAAAGTTCTGCTCATTTCCTTTATCATCATTACCCTGTATATGTTTGTTGAAGCCGTTGGTGGGTTTATAACGAACAGCCTGGCACTAATATCAGATGCAGGTCACATGCTCTCAGACTCCATTGCCTTGGGAATTGCTTTGTTAGCATTCACATTTGGTGAGAAAGCTGTGAACACAGGTAAAACCTACGGATATCGGCGTTTTGAGATTCTAGCCGCTACACTGAATGGGATTACCCTTATCGGTATCTCCCTATATATCTTTTACGAAGCCATTGGTCGCTTCATTAACCCACCCGAAGTAGCAACCGTAGGCATGCTGATCATCAGTACGATTGGATTGCTCATTAATATACTGGTTGCCTGGATTATGATGCGTGGCAGTGACACAGAGAAAAATCTGAATATGCGCGGCGCATACTTACATGTCATCAGTGATATGCTCGGCTCTGTTGGGGCTATTGCTGCAGCTCTGCTCATGATGTTCTTCGGTTGGGGCTGGGCAGATCCATTAGCGAGTGTGATTGTCGCTGTACTTGTGTTACGCAGTGGTTTCTTCGTTACCAAATCGTCCTTACATATCCTCATGGAAGGTACACCTAAGAATGTAGATCTGAATGATCTTGTACAAACGATCCAAAACGTAGACGGCGTGCAAGGTGTGCATGATGTGCATGTATGGTCGATTACCAGCAACCTGAATGCACTCACCGCTCATATTGTCGTAGATGGCAAGATGGATGTGTATGCATCCGAAATGTTGGTTCAGAAGATTGAACATCTGCTGGAGCATAAGGAAATTAAACATGTGACTTTACAGGTGGAGTCTGAGAAACACATGCATGATCGTTCGGTATTATGCACCGTCAAAGGCGACGCACCAGATGCGCACGCGCACCATCATCATTAA
- a CDS encoding GNAT family N-acetyltransferase produces the protein MSSITLKQLSTQEQAAMLDREFVNHFPWYRSGNYFAKCLEENVQGTRVTLLAFCNEVLAGACHLLHHSEYPFFNIENIPEINDLNVFPEFRRKKIASALLDEMENIAARDYTRIGLGVGLYQDYGNAQMMYTKRGYVMDGKGIMYKNVQVVPGQPVMVDDELLLYLVKDLGI, from the coding sequence CTAAAACAACTCTCGACCCAGGAACAAGCAGCCATGTTGGATCGTGAGTTCGTTAATCATTTTCCATGGTATCGTTCAGGAAATTACTTTGCGAAGTGTTTGGAAGAGAATGTACAAGGAACGCGAGTAACCCTATTGGCATTCTGTAATGAGGTACTTGCAGGAGCTTGCCACCTGTTACATCACTCGGAGTATCCGTTTTTCAACATCGAAAATATTCCCGAAATCAATGATCTCAACGTATTTCCTGAATTCAGAAGAAAGAAAATTGCCAGCGCGTTACTCGATGAGATGGAGAACATTGCAGCCCGAGATTACACACGTATTGGACTCGGCGTAGGGTTGTATCAAGATTATGGCAATGCCCAAATGATGTATACCAAGCGTGGTTATGTCATGGATGGGAAAGGGATCATGTATAAGAATGTTCAAGTGGTACCTGGACAACCGGTGATGGTAGATGATGAATTATTGCTGTATTTAGTGAAGGACTTGGGCATATAG
- a CDS encoding VOC family protein, with the protein MVKQGFTHCLQMFPSVNMAATAGFYERIGFRVVRYLDASEPHVCLYMDQIEIVLTQSNQEAIVPNREVHGYGYDAYFITDNQEQMEKTLREFGVNIVRPLATTDYNNKEFVFEDIDRRWIAVGNKQ; encoded by the coding sequence ATGGTAAAACAGGGCTTTACACATTGTTTGCAGATGTTTCCGAGTGTGAATATGGCTGCTACAGCAGGGTTTTACGAACGTATCGGCTTCCGGGTTGTACGTTATCTAGATGCGAGTGAACCTCATGTGTGCCTATATATGGATCAGATTGAAATCGTATTAACTCAATCGAACCAAGAAGCGATTGTTCCTAATCGAGAAGTGCACGGTTATGGGTACGATGCGTATTTCATCACAGATAACCAAGAGCAGATGGAGAAGACGTTAAGAGAGTTCGGTGTGAATATTGTACGTCCGCTAGCTACCACGGATTATAACAATAAGGAATTTGTGTTTGAGGATATTGATCGAAGATGGATTGCGGTAGGTAACAAGCAGTAA